In one window of Nicotiana tabacum cultivar K326 chromosome 12, ASM71507v2, whole genome shotgun sequence DNA:
- the LOC107762507 gene encoding uncharacterized protein LOC107762507, whose protein sequence is MKAFVGFSVLFLTMVTALVCFVSYGKEGTSSSTGMSSTWQENNELAITIRSRKLQGNGYGPSTDEGDMGKIYLEDYRRIDPVPSSKASVRPGPIQHGTPLMPYVPKQPPSPPPTRSKPVGFP, encoded by the exons ATGAAGGCTTTTGTTGGGTTCTCTGTTTTGTTCTTGACAATGGTGACTGCTTTGGTTTGCTTTGTTTCCTATGGCAAAGAAGGCACATCATCGAGTACTG GAATGTCCTCAACTTGGCAAGAGAATAATGAATTGGCAATAACTATAAGAAGCAGAAAGTTACAG GGCAATGGCTACGGACCGAGCACAGATGAGGGCGATATGGGGAAGATATATCTGGAGGATTACCGACGCATAGATCCAGTTCCAAGCTCAAAAGCTTCAGTAAGACCTGGACCTATTCAACATGGAACTCCTCTTATGCCTTATGTTCCAAAGCAGCCTCCTTCACCTCCTCCAACTCGCTCGAAACCTGTTGGATTTCCATAA